In Aquiflexum balticum DSM 16537, a single genomic region encodes these proteins:
- a CDS encoding DEAD/DEAH box helicase, whose product MLGHQTFTVRKHSQNSTRVEHLNGNHYWTTKKFDVPENTKISLFVSELNSDNKTIKAEWAMDYLYREGQTRNFKVSSITKDEIRLKGLTGDNHTIPNGPDYSYPFVESDMGKIIALPIKKIFNHNNLLEFDINGFVDLGKAIVPYYINTDLRQYQIKAKVEIYDKWKKGLKSVLLQMPTGTGKTRLFCSMVREFHIASHKDDIRRVLLVAHREELILQIRDTLTKNFGLKAGIIKNGYEEEPKIPIQIASIQTLKNRELTRIPSLVIIDEAHHAKAETYLELWKRFPEAYFLGVTATPYRLTGEGFTDLFDALITTPSISQFTEDGFLAPIKYYAVKEKRKFLSLVGMKGGDYKESDLEEFLDTEKSRNILVRTYQELAEGKKGLVYCVTKKHSKFVKEAYSNAGIPAEHIDGDTPPEIRKEIISRFIKGHIKVLCNVDIFSEGFDCPDIEFVQLARPTKSLSKYLQQIGRCTRTHASKGYGIILDNVGNQLENGIFNHEWDWDYYFRGYAVDVMDSETLGFGNGRREWVIEDEDDNLELILDPGIEEADPEKQYKENFEISFHHFLDQDLKTRYKKIQAIGYSDEEVMKVLKLLHPLQFDYAESHFMKYQKCKSELEKLKNQRVEFEQEIIKRKIEISESDASKIEKDILSEFPNLQSVYSKLKEAGILNESDIEGILKLKMKNEYDTFLKRTEEAKSGQPQLQELLDELSEKIEMVDEEMVKLNDRIFQMVEPLLVEK is encoded by the coding sequence ATGTTAGGCCACCAGACTTTTACCGTAAGAAAACACTCCCAAAATTCGACAAGGGTAGAGCACCTAAACGGGAATCACTATTGGACTACCAAGAAGTTTGATGTTCCTGAAAACACAAAGATTTCATTATTTGTAAGTGAGCTAAATTCAGATAATAAAACAATCAAGGCTGAATGGGCCATGGATTATCTCTATAGGGAAGGTCAGACAAGAAATTTCAAGGTCTCTAGCATCACCAAAGATGAAATCAGACTTAAAGGACTCACAGGTGATAACCATACTATTCCCAATGGACCTGATTACAGTTACCCCTTTGTGGAGTCGGATATGGGTAAAATAATTGCTTTGCCCATCAAAAAGATTTTCAACCACAACAACTTACTTGAATTTGATATTAACGGATTTGTAGACTTAGGAAAAGCAATCGTACCCTATTACATCAACACCGATCTTAGGCAATACCAGATCAAAGCCAAAGTAGAAATATACGATAAATGGAAAAAAGGTTTGAAGAGCGTCTTGCTTCAAATGCCAACGGGTACCGGAAAGACAAGATTGTTTTGCTCCATGGTCAGGGAGTTTCATATTGCTTCCCATAAAGATGACATTAGACGGGTCTTGTTGGTGGCGCACAGAGAGGAACTTATCCTTCAGATCAGAGACACCCTTACCAAGAATTTTGGACTGAAAGCAGGGATCATCAAAAACGGATACGAAGAAGAGCCTAAAATCCCCATACAGATTGCCTCAATCCAGACATTGAAAAACAGAGAGCTTACAAGAATCCCTTCTCTTGTAATCATAGATGAAGCCCATCATGCCAAAGCAGAAACCTACCTTGAGCTTTGGAAGAGGTTTCCTGAAGCCTATTTCCTGGGAGTGACAGCAACACCTTACAGGTTAACAGGGGAGGGCTTCACGGATTTGTTTGATGCATTGATCACCACACCTTCTATCAGTCAATTTACAGAGGATGGATTTTTGGCACCTATAAAATATTATGCCGTGAAAGAGAAGCGGAAATTTCTTTCCCTTGTGGGCATGAAAGGTGGGGATTACAAAGAAAGTGACCTTGAGGAATTTCTGGATACAGAGAAAAGCAGAAATATATTGGTGAGGACTTACCAGGAATTGGCAGAAGGGAAAAAAGGGTTGGTCTATTGCGTGACAAAGAAGCACAGCAAGTTTGTCAAGGAAGCATATAGTAATGCAGGGATTCCTGCTGAGCACATTGACGGTGATACACCACCTGAAATCCGAAAAGAAATTATATCCAGATTCATCAAAGGGCATATCAAAGTACTCTGTAATGTTGACATTTTTTCCGAGGGATTTGATTGCCCTGACATAGAGTTTGTACAACTGGCAAGACCTACAAAATCACTGTCCAAATACCTGCAACAGATAGGCAGGTGTACAAGGACGCATGCATCCAAAGGGTACGGGATCATTCTGGATAATGTGGGGAACCAACTTGAAAATGGAATTTTCAACCATGAATGGGACTGGGATTACTATTTCAGAGGTTATGCTGTCGATGTAATGGATAGTGAAACTCTTGGCTTTGGAAATGGCAGGAGAGAGTGGGTAATAGAAGATGAGGATGATAACCTGGAACTGATCCTTGATCCGGGGATAGAAGAAGCAGACCCAGAAAAGCAGTATAAGGAAAATTTTGAAATCAGTTTTCACCACTTCCTGGATCAGGACCTTAAAACGAGATACAAAAAAATACAGGCTATTGGATACAGTGATGAAGAAGTTATGAAAGTCCTCAAACTGCTTCACCCGCTTCAATTTGATTATGCAGAATCCCACTTTATGAAATACCAAAAATGTAAATCAGAACTGGAGAAACTTAAAAATCAAAGAGTAGAGTTTGAACAGGAAATCATCAAAAGGAAAATTGAAATTTCAGAGTCTGATGCTTCAAAGATTGAGAAAGATATCCTTTCTGAATTCCCCAATCTTCAGTCTGTCTATTCAAAATTAAAAGAAGCGGGCATATTAAATGAATCTGACATCGAAGGTATCCTAAAACTCAAAATGAAAAATGAATATGATACTTTTCTAAAACGGACAGAAGAGGCAAAAAGTGGTCAGCCTCAGCTTCAGGAGCTTCTGGATGAATTATCTGAAAAGATAGAAATGGTAGATGAAGAGATGGTCAAACTGAATGATAGAATATTTCAAATGGTAGAGCCGTTGTTGGTGGAGAAGTAG
- a CDS encoding L-fuconate dehydratase, with product MTTTIITDVLVKDIRFPTSKTFDGSDAMNPDPDYSAAYVILKTNHPQNLEGHGLCFTIGRGNELCVAAIKSLSTLVIGKSLESFTYDMGAFWKMISGDSQFRWLGPEKGVIHLATAAIVNAVWDLYAKKESKPLWRLLSDMTPEELVRCIDFTYITDVITAEEALIHLKKLENSKQSRIDKLFEEGYPAYTTSAGWLGYSDDKMRSLCREAKETGFNHLKIKVGSDIFDDIRRANIIREELGPNVHLMMDANQKWEVDEAIHNMKELSRFNPYWIEEPTSPDDILGHAKIAKAVYPILVATGEHCHNRVMFKQFLQANSIGICQIDSCRLGGVNEVLSVLLMAAKFNIPVCPHAGGVGLCEHVQHLSMIDYIAISGTKENRIIEYVDNLHEHFNDPVIIKNGSYMPPLNPGYSISMKEETLKNFSFPDGEIWN from the coding sequence ATGACAACTACAATTATAACGGATGTATTGGTAAAAGATATCCGTTTTCCAACAAGTAAGACTTTTGACGGATCCGATGCCATGAACCCAGATCCTGATTATTCAGCAGCATATGTTATCTTAAAGACAAATCATCCTCAAAATCTGGAAGGCCATGGACTATGTTTCACCATTGGCAGAGGTAATGAATTGTGTGTAGCTGCAATTAAGTCATTATCTACTTTAGTAATTGGCAAATCATTGGAATCTTTCACCTATGATATGGGCGCATTTTGGAAAATGATTTCTGGAGATAGCCAATTTCGTTGGTTAGGACCTGAAAAAGGTGTTATTCATTTAGCAACTGCTGCAATTGTCAATGCAGTTTGGGATTTATACGCTAAAAAAGAATCCAAACCCCTTTGGAGATTATTATCTGATATGACTCCGGAAGAGCTTGTTAGGTGTATAGACTTTACTTATATAACTGATGTAATTACTGCTGAAGAAGCCCTAATCCATCTTAAGAAACTGGAAAATTCAAAACAAAGTAGGATAGATAAATTGTTTGAAGAAGGTTATCCTGCTTATACAACATCTGCAGGTTGGTTGGGCTATTCGGATGATAAAATGAGATCTCTTTGCAGAGAGGCAAAAGAAACGGGGTTTAACCATTTAAAAATTAAAGTGGGCAGCGATATTTTTGATGATATCCGAAGGGCAAATATAATTAGAGAAGAGTTAGGGCCTAACGTTCACTTGATGATGGACGCCAACCAAAAATGGGAAGTAGATGAAGCAATTCACAATATGAAAGAGTTGTCACGATTCAATCCTTATTGGATTGAAGAACCAACCAGCCCAGATGATATTTTAGGTCATGCAAAAATTGCAAAAGCCGTATATCCAATATTAGTAGCTACAGGAGAACATTGTCATAACAGGGTAATGTTCAAGCAGTTTCTTCAAGCAAATTCTATTGGGATTTGCCAAATTGATAGTTGTAGACTTGGTGGGGTAAATGAAGTTTTGAGTGTTTTATTAATGGCCGCAAAATTTAACATTCCAGTTTGTCCACATGCAGGAGGAGTTGGGCTATGTGAACATGTGCAACATCTATCTATGATTGATTATATTGCTATAAGTGGTACCAAGGAAAATAGAATTATAGAATATGTTGATAACCTGCATGAACACTTCAATGATCCGGTTATTATAAAAAATGGGTCATATATGCCTCCATTGAACCCGGGATATAGTATATCTATGAAGGAAGAAACCCTGAAAAATTTCAGTTTTCCAGATGGTGAAATATGGAATTAG
- a CDS encoding (Fe-S)-binding protein, translating into MHKSYSNIALFIPCYVDLFYPKVAIATLELLEKLGCQVTYPLAQTCCGQPMSNAGYERDTVGTTKNFLNTFKDFDYIVAPSGSCVLHVKDHSPSIPCLESEQYATQHKIYELTEFITDILKIDSIRGIYPHKIGYHASCHGQRGLRLAAASELHETPFNKARQLLQQLEGLEWVELTRKDECCGFGGTFAVTEEALSIQMGKDRLVDHISNGVEILTGGDMSCIMHLQGIASRNNQNIQFKHIAEILNEAIS; encoded by the coding sequence ATGCACAAATCCTATTCAAATATCGCCCTATTTATCCCATGCTACGTCGACCTATTCTACCCCAAGGTAGCCATTGCTACACTGGAACTCTTGGAAAAGTTGGGCTGTCAGGTAACCTATCCCTTGGCGCAAACCTGTTGTGGACAGCCCATGTCCAACGCGGGATATGAAAGAGACACGGTTGGCACAACCAAAAACTTTTTAAATACATTTAAAGACTTTGATTATATAGTGGCCCCATCGGGTTCCTGCGTACTGCATGTGAAAGATCATTCACCATCCATTCCCTGTTTGGAATCTGAACAGTACGCTACACAACACAAAATCTACGAGTTGACGGAATTTATCACCGATATTTTAAAGATCGACTCTATCCGGGGAATTTATCCCCATAAGATTGGCTACCATGCTTCCTGCCATGGACAGCGAGGACTGAGATTGGCGGCTGCAAGCGAACTGCATGAAACCCCATTCAACAAAGCCCGGCAACTCCTGCAGCAGCTTGAAGGCTTGGAATGGGTGGAGTTGACAAGAAAAGATGAATGTTGTGGCTTTGGGGGGACTTTTGCTGTGACAGAGGAGGCCCTTTCCATTCAAATGGGCAAAGACAGACTGGTTGACCATATCAGCAATGGTGTGGAAATATTGACCGGTGGTGACATGTCCTGCATCATGCACCTGCAGGGAATTGCTTCAAGAAACAACCAAAATATCCAATTTAAACACATTGCAGAAATACTAAACGAAGCCATCTCATGA
- a CDS encoding lactate utilization protein B, with translation MNHPQEAAEFLKDAANAKWHDDTLWFVRDKRDKISKSVPEWEALRELASQIKDNVLANLETYLVELEKKAIANNIHVHWAKDAEEHNQIVLDILQQNQCKAIVKSKSILTEECHLNPFLEKNGIEVVDTDLGERIVQFLNQPPSHIVLPAIHLKKMAISDIFHEKLLTEKGNDDPYYLTQAARKHLREKFLAAKVAITGVNFGVAETGEFVVCTNEGNADMGVHLADVHIACMGIEKIIPKREHLGVFLRLLARSATGQSVTNYNSHFRSPSPGKEIHIVLVDNGRTEQLGREKFRNSLKCIRCGACMNTCPIYRRSGGFSYGSTVPGPIGSILSPGIDLQKHSSLPFASTLCGSCSDVCPVKINIHEQLYEWRQEITKAQGINAKSISMSIANGIFAVPFAYKISAGMMRGALKFLPDNITYSGLNTWGKQRDLPELPKETFKEWYKKNRK, from the coding sequence ATGAACCACCCACAGGAAGCCGCGGAATTTTTGAAGGATGCTGCCAATGCCAAATGGCATGATGATACCCTTTGGTTTGTCCGGGACAAGCGGGATAAAATCAGTAAATCCGTGCCAGAATGGGAAGCACTCAGAGAACTGGCCTCCCAGATCAAGGACAATGTGCTGGCCAATTTGGAAACCTACCTGGTTGAGCTTGAAAAAAAAGCAATAGCAAATAACATCCACGTACATTGGGCGAAGGATGCCGAAGAACACAATCAAATTGTTTTGGACATCCTGCAGCAAAATCAATGCAAAGCCATTGTCAAAAGCAAATCCATTCTCACAGAGGAATGTCATCTTAATCCCTTTTTGGAAAAAAACGGTATCGAGGTAGTGGATACTGATTTGGGAGAAAGGATAGTCCAGTTTCTCAACCAACCCCCCAGTCATATCGTGTTGCCAGCCATCCACTTGAAAAAAATGGCCATTTCGGATATTTTCCATGAAAAACTCCTTACTGAAAAAGGCAATGATGACCCCTATTACCTGACACAGGCAGCAAGGAAGCATCTGAGGGAAAAGTTTTTGGCCGCCAAAGTAGCTATTACCGGAGTGAATTTTGGAGTGGCCGAAACTGGTGAGTTTGTAGTCTGCACCAATGAAGGCAATGCCGATATGGGTGTGCACTTGGCAGATGTCCATATTGCCTGTATGGGAATAGAAAAAATCATCCCCAAAAGGGAACATCTGGGGGTATTCCTCAGGTTATTGGCCCGTTCTGCGACAGGTCAATCCGTCACCAATTACAATTCCCATTTCAGGAGTCCTTCTCCGGGAAAAGAAATCCATATCGTCTTGGTGGACAACGGACGCACCGAACAATTGGGCCGTGAAAAATTCAGAAATTCACTTAAATGCATCCGTTGCGGAGCCTGTATGAACACCTGCCCGATCTACAGGCGAAGTGGGGGGTTCAGTTACGGAAGTACTGTTCCAGGCCCAATCGGCTCTATACTTTCCCCCGGAATCGATTTACAAAAGCACAGTTCTTTGCCTTTCGCTTCCACTCTGTGCGGTTCCTGTTCTGATGTCTGCCCGGTCAAGATCAATATCCATGAACAGCTTTACGAATGGCGGCAGGAAATCACCAAAGCACAAGGTATCAATGCCAAGAGTATTTCCATGAGTATTGCCAATGGGATTTTTGCAGTACCTTTTGCCTATAAAATCAGTGCCGGCATGATGCGGGGGGCTTTGAAATTTCTTCCCGACAATATCACCTACTCAGGTTTAAATACATGGGGAAAACAGCGGGATCTGCCTGAATTGCCCAAAGAAACCTTCAAAGAATGGTACAAGAAAAATCGAAAATGA
- a CDS encoding LutC/YkgG family protein, whose amino-acid sequence MVQEKSKMNSREQILSKIKTIPREKRSLPEIPAFSLEGDLIKLFTQSIQANKGEIVGEGELADIIAQNNFNKILSLAAPFEEFSNTDLPADPHQLKGLDLAIVEGQFGVAENGAIWLADENMGLRALPFITEHLVIVLEKKSLLANMHEAYKKIGLTHSGFGLFIAGPSKTADIEQSLVIGAHGAKSLRVVLV is encoded by the coding sequence ATGGTACAAGAAAAATCGAAAATGAACAGCAGGGAGCAAATATTATCCAAAATCAAAACTATACCAAGGGAGAAAAGATCACTGCCGGAAATCCCCGCTTTTTCTTTGGAAGGAGACCTGATTAAATTGTTCACCCAATCCATTCAGGCCAATAAAGGAGAGATAGTGGGCGAAGGAGAATTGGCCGATATCATTGCACAAAACAACTTCAATAAAATACTCTCCTTAGCTGCCCCTTTTGAAGAATTCTCCAATACCGACTTACCTGCTGATCCACATCAATTGAAAGGTTTGGATTTGGCCATTGTTGAAGGTCAGTTTGGGGTAGCTGAGAACGGGGCCATTTGGTTGGCAGATGAAAACATGGGTTTGAGGGCCTTGCCATTTATCACCGAACATCTGGTAATAGTATTGGAAAAAAAATCCCTGCTTGCCAATATGCACGAAGCCTATAAAAAGATAGGGCTGACCCATTCCGGTTTCGGTCTTTTTATAGCCGGCCCTTCAAAGACAGCGGATATAGAGCAGTCTTTGGTAATCGGGGCACATGGGGCGAAGAGTCTGAGGGTGGTTTTGGTATAG
- a CDS encoding 3-keto-disaccharide hydrolase, protein MMNSIKKLHYRIILIFIIVFTCSLLNVSGQHFKNTISIFNNNSLNGWNVHPSSSKDLWKVEKGIIVGGDGVRKIEENNYLYTEEIYGDFEFRCLFRLTGDAGTGLINSGIQYRSNIIDKNMVGYQADIGTGYWGDIYDEHRRGKLVGGDLETLKHILSETGWNSYTIRCKGDFHEIFINGVKTCEYEEKNPDIPKSGLIGIQLHSGGNAKIEFRDLTITYISEN, encoded by the coding sequence ATGATGAACTCAATAAAAAAGCTTCATTACAGAATCATATTAATCTTTATCATAGTATTCACATGTAGCTTATTGAACGTTTCTGGACAACACTTTAAGAATACTATTTCCATTTTCAACAACAATTCTTTGAATGGCTGGAATGTTCATCCTTCAAGTTCTAAAGATCTTTGGAAAGTTGAAAAGGGTATAATTGTAGGTGGAGATGGTGTTAGGAAAATAGAGGAGAACAATTACTTATATACAGAGGAAATTTACGGTGATTTTGAATTTAGGTGTCTTTTCAGACTGACCGGAGATGCTGGCACAGGTTTAATAAATAGTGGAATACAATACCGATCAAATATAATTGACAAAAATATGGTTGGATATCAAGCTGATATTGGGACTGGATATTGGGGAGATATTTATGATGAACACAGACGCGGAAAGCTGGTGGGAGGTGATTTAGAAACTTTAAAGCATATTCTTTCAGAGACCGGGTGGAATAGTTACACTATCAGGTGTAAAGGAGACTTTCATGAGATATTTATCAATGGTGTAAAGACTTGTGAGTATGAAGAAAAAAATCCAGATATCCCTAAAAGTGGATTGATTGGAATTCAATTACATAGTGGAGGAAATGCAAAAATTGAATTTCGGGATTTAACTATCACCTATATAAGTGAAAATTGA
- a CDS encoding DUF7133 domain-containing protein, with protein MKVNRKITFVSILIITFPLFFYCSSPSQDQKVNGSNQDGALTPEQQLESFKLPEGFIIELVASERDGIINPIDLTFDESGRLWTQTASMYPLDPISDIKWNDLLDLMNDPDAQKNHPEFKRISKLYKGETKGDDKILILSNLFDDSPINVNVWADGLTIPQSILPFKNGAFVAQGSELFLLQDTNNDGKADKRIPYFTGFGFTDTHTMAHTLIRAPGNWIHFSHGALNKGKVTALQSDLKLRIDYSKIARFLTSGTKMEIVNSGLNNIWGYQLRHNGQWYGTEANDFGYSVVPMESGTSFPGIGNEKIRPYQPWLPPFHEFRVGGTGLSGLAFADDLSGSFPEEWKDVAFLANPITGTINSVKITRNSDGSYSSKHLEDLLVSEDPWFRPVNMEFGPDGSLYIADWYNKIVSHNEVPTTHPERDKSHGRIWRIRHVTQKKREIPDFRMMKTEDLVEHLKSPSLWAKRSAWQQISDRLISETTKLSPSLIHLASDSSMDEITRIHALWSLEGINHYDEKLMDDLIQDPMDNLRREAIRSLVTFNLSPAEAANKLMVLIEDSNSLIRSQVLRTLSEIGNAVPETIEILLLACKPELMGSQMGGGYERRFERYLSRKALENYALELEKFLNSPAASKIPTTNKIWATQALPKGKKEQFFLSLWPSASISELDETHFIIVAQMLGNKEIQEMVRPYFSNLNQASNYVSYAIQNQALIQSEILTDLLKKPISHLLNQDSELDKNLGLDAISRFKIRYSNNSLSSLINKNLSEKTLNLLIKALEVDLNANQQYFFQIFQIEDFSFSNRALALNNFSKSNPTEGEKELIKWIPTKDQFEKREIVNLFSGSNQGAEILKKLFETNLLEISTFDKSSAEQIKSYNPSDPIGTKILNTIYEIEESDRKLLNEKILAYKNIVNNNEGSVSKGKVLFETCLMCHKVGNIGYDFAPALDGSANRDLDALLTAILDPDAAVESNYAMYRVTKKDLQNIEGYLVKKEDSGTTIGFMGGNKIFINAEDIKSQGYLGGRSFMNKGLIDNLSEEEIADLFAFIRTLK; from the coding sequence ATGAAAGTAAATAGAAAAATAACATTTGTTTCCATTCTTATAATTACATTTCCATTATTTTTTTATTGTAGCTCTCCTTCGCAAGATCAAAAAGTTAACGGATCTAATCAAGATGGTGCTTTGACTCCTGAGCAACAGCTGGAAAGTTTTAAATTACCTGAAGGATTTATAATTGAACTAGTAGCAAGTGAAAGGGATGGAATAATTAACCCAATAGATTTGACATTTGATGAATCTGGAAGATTGTGGACACAAACAGCTTCCATGTACCCCTTAGATCCGATTTCGGATATTAAATGGAACGACTTATTGGATCTTATGAATGACCCTGATGCACAAAAAAACCATCCTGAGTTTAAAAGAATATCAAAACTTTATAAAGGTGAAACTAAAGGAGATGATAAAATACTAATCCTTTCCAATCTTTTTGATGATTCCCCTATAAACGTTAATGTTTGGGCTGATGGCCTAACAATACCCCAAAGTATTCTTCCTTTTAAAAACGGTGCATTTGTTGCACAAGGCTCAGAACTTTTCCTGCTTCAAGACACAAATAATGATGGGAAGGCGGATAAAAGAATTCCCTATTTTACGGGTTTTGGCTTTACTGATACCCATACCATGGCACATACCCTAATCAGGGCTCCAGGGAATTGGATTCATTTCAGTCATGGGGCATTAAATAAAGGAAAAGTTACAGCCTTACAAAGTGATTTAAAACTAAGAATAGATTACAGTAAAATAGCACGGTTCTTAACTTCCGGAACAAAAATGGAAATTGTGAATTCAGGATTAAATAATATATGGGGCTATCAATTACGTCACAATGGTCAATGGTATGGTACTGAAGCAAATGATTTTGGTTATTCAGTAGTTCCAATGGAATCCGGAACAAGTTTTCCCGGAATAGGTAATGAAAAAATCCGCCCCTATCAACCTTGGTTGCCTCCCTTTCATGAATTTAGAGTTGGGGGAACAGGACTTTCCGGATTAGCTTTTGCAGATGACTTATCAGGATCTTTTCCTGAAGAATGGAAAGATGTCGCTTTTTTGGCCAATCCAATTACCGGAACAATTAATTCTGTAAAAATTACAAGAAATTCTGACGGTAGTTACAGTTCAAAACACCTTGAAGATCTATTGGTTTCTGAGGACCCATGGTTTCGTCCAGTCAATATGGAGTTCGGGCCAGATGGTTCTCTTTACATTGCAGATTGGTATAACAAGATTGTGTCCCATAATGAGGTCCCCACCACCCATCCGGAAAGAGATAAATCGCATGGTAGAATATGGAGGATTCGGCATGTAACCCAGAAAAAAAGAGAAATTCCAGATTTCAGAATGATGAAAACCGAAGATTTGGTGGAGCATCTTAAGTCTCCTTCTCTTTGGGCAAAAAGGTCTGCATGGCAGCAAATATCCGATCGTCTAATCTCTGAAACCACAAAATTATCACCAAGCTTAATCCATCTTGCAAGTGACTCATCAATGGATGAAATAACGCGAATTCATGCACTTTGGAGTCTTGAAGGAATCAATCATTATGATGAAAAATTGATGGATGACCTGATCCAAGACCCAATGGATAATTTAAGGCGTGAAGCCATACGATCTCTTGTTACTTTTAATTTAAGTCCTGCTGAAGCAGCCAATAAATTGATGGTTCTGATTGAAGATTCTAATTCTCTAATCAGGTCTCAGGTGTTACGGACTTTATCAGAAATCGGCAATGCAGTTCCCGAAACCATTGAAATTTTGCTTTTAGCCTGTAAACCTGAATTAATGGGAAGCCAGATGGGGGGGGGATATGAAAGGCGATTCGAACGCTATCTGTCCAGAAAGGCATTGGAAAATTATGCTTTGGAGTTAGAGAAGTTTTTGAATTCACCAGCAGCTTCAAAAATTCCCACCACAAATAAAATCTGGGCGACACAGGCTTTACCTAAGGGAAAGAAAGAACAGTTTTTTCTTAGCCTCTGGCCATCTGCTTCTATTTCTGAACTGGATGAGACTCACTTCATAATTGTCGCCCAAATGTTGGGAAATAAAGAAATCCAGGAAATGGTCAGGCCATATTTCTCCAACCTGAATCAAGCCTCAAATTATGTCAGCTATGCTATCCAAAACCAAGCGCTGATCCAATCTGAGATACTTACTGATTTGCTAAAAAAACCTATATCGCACCTCTTAAACCAAGATTCTGAACTTGACAAAAACTTAGGTTTAGATGCTATAAGTAGATTTAAAATAAGATATTCTAACAACTCATTAAGTTCATTGATTAATAAAAACCTATCGGAAAAAACATTAAACCTTTTAATCAAAGCACTTGAAGTAGACTTAAATGCCAATCAACAATACTTTTTTCAAATATTCCAAATTGAAGATTTTAGTTTTAGCAATCGAGCATTGGCATTAAATAATTTTTCCAAATCGAACCCCACAGAAGGAGAAAAAGAATTAATAAAATGGATTCCAACCAAAGATCAATTTGAAAAAAGGGAAATAGTTAATTTATTCTCCGGCTCTAACCAAGGTGCCGAAATTTTAAAAAAATTATTTGAAACTAACCTATTGGAAATTTCAACATTTGATAAATCATCAGCTGAACAGATTAAAAGTTACAATCCATCTGACCCTATCGGTACCAAAATATTAAATACGATTTATGAAATTGAAGAAAGCGATAGGAAATTATTGAATGAAAAAATTCTAGCTTATAAAAATATAGTAAATAACAATGAAGGAAGTGTATCAAAAGGTAAAGTTCTATTCGAAACTTGCCTCATGTGCCATAAAGTTGGGAATATAGGATATGATTTTGCACCTGCTTTAGATGGTTCAGCCAACCGGGACCTAGATGCCCTTCTAACTGCAATTCTGGATCCTGATGCGGCTGTAGAATCGAATTATGCAATGTATAGGGTCACTAAAAAAGATTTACAAAATATTGAAGGCTACCTTGTGAAAAAGGAGGACTCAGGAACTACTATTGGGTTCATGGGGGGGAATAAAATTTTCATTAATGCGGAAGACATCAAAAGCCAAGGTTACCTAGGGGGTCGTTCCTTTATGAATAAAGGCTTAATTGATAACCTTTCAGAAGAGGAAATAGCTGATTTGTTTGCGTTTATAAGAACTTTAAAATAA